The Fibrobacter sp. UWB5 genome has a window encoding:
- a CDS encoding glycosyltransferase family 4 protein, with amino-acid sequence MKVLIWTKNIPLINKGGPNGYCYNIKSYLDEHPCDEIDFYPGSKCCDSVEVSAQTDNSQNKSLKRKIYNFIKKNNFLFFLLTIYALFFKKNHLSDEDKSLLQKYDFVHVHGSYEILSSFLNYKSTKTKVILTTHTPEPLIDEEIERFGMDFLFKIMPCIRNFFLRREIKAYERADLVMFPVAEAREPYANRSFYHKRIFDLIEEKTFYVPTAINHLNEEVRNINLLDKFSIPEKSLKICYIGRHNEIKGYDQLKKIACRTWTKLPNAFFIVGGKEYPLKGLQDSRWIELGWIKTSELLKEIDVFILPNRETYFDIILLEVLRQGVPVVISKTGGNKWFEKKNVAGIHCYDYSDEDGCSRILQEIYTNKINGRISLQKEANIDFFEQNLFMSKYVENYISSLKKFFDYSLQTKS; translated from the coding sequence ATGAAAGTTCTGATTTGGACGAAAAATATCCCTTTGATTAATAAGGGCGGGCCAAATGGGTATTGTTACAATATAAAATCCTATTTAGATGAACATCCCTGTGATGAAATAGATTTTTATCCGGGAAGCAAATGCTGCGATTCTGTAGAAGTTTCTGCACAAACAGATAATTCTCAAAACAAATCTTTAAAAAGAAAAATTTACAACTTTATCAAAAAGAATAATTTCTTATTCTTTTTGTTAACAATTTACGCGTTGTTTTTCAAAAAAAATCATTTGTCTGATGAAGATAAATCCTTGTTGCAAAAATATGATTTTGTCCATGTTCATGGCTCATACGAGATTTTGAGTTCGTTTCTTAATTATAAAAGTACTAAGACGAAGGTGATTTTAACAACGCATACTCCAGAACCTCTTATTGATGAGGAAATTGAGCGATTTGGTATGGATTTTTTGTTTAAAATCATGCCATGCATAAGAAATTTCTTTTTACGTCGAGAAATAAAGGCTTATGAAAGAGCCGATTTGGTGATGTTTCCTGTGGCAGAAGCTCGGGAACCTTATGCAAATAGAAGTTTCTACCATAAGAGAATTTTTGATCTTATTGAGGAAAAAACGTTCTATGTTCCTACAGCAATTAATCATTTAAATGAGGAAGTTCGGAATATCAATCTTTTAGATAAGTTTAGTATTCCAGAAAAATCCTTAAAAATCTGTTATATTGGACGTCATAATGAGATTAAAGGTTATGATCAGTTAAAAAAAATCGCCTGTCGAACTTGGACAAAACTTCCCAATGCTTTTTTTATTGTTGGGGGAAAAGAATATCCTCTTAAGGGACTGCAGGATTCTCGATGGATAGAATTAGGCTGGATTAAAACGAGTGAATTGTTAAAAGAAATTGATGTGTTTATTTTGCCAAACAGAGAAACCTATTTTGACATAATTTTACTAGAGGTTTTGCGTCAAGGAGTTCCTGTTGTTATTTCCAAAACTGGAGGAAATAAGTGGTTTGAAAAAAAGAATGTTGCGGGAATACATTGCTATGATTATTCAGATGAAGATGGTTGCTCTAGAATTTTACAAGAAATATACACTAATAAAATTAATGGAAGAATCAGCTTGCAAAAAGAAGCAAATATCGACTTCTTTGAACAGAATCTTTTTATGTCTAAGTATGTTGAGAATTACATCTCCTCATTAAAGAAATTTTTTGATTATTCTCTTCAGACGAAGTCCTAA